The Anoxybacillus amylolyticus DNA segment ATTAGAAATGTCTAACGTCGATCTTTCTGAAGAGTTCACGGAAATGATTGTCGCGCAACGCGGCTTCCAAGCAAATACACGCATTATTACAACGTCGGATGAAATTTTGCAAGAACTTGTTAATTTAAAGAAATAATAAAGGAGGGAGGGCACTAGACTCCGTCTAGTGCCCATATACATATGATCACATTGACGCGATTAAATGGAAAAACATTTACATTAAACGCGATATACATAGAACAAGTGGAAGCCTTCCCAGATACAACGATCACTTTAACGAATGGCAAAAAAATTGTCGTGCGTGAATCTGTAAAGGATGTGGTAGAACTCGCCCAACAATTTTATCAACAAATTTCAATTATCGGGCTTCCGCGGGAGACGGAGGGATGGGGCAGTGAGTAAACTATGGAAAACAATGCTGATTGTGCTAGTGACGATCACGCTCCTATCTGCTGTTGCATTGGTTGTTGTTTTAAAATTTACAGGGAAAGAAGAAAAAAAAGCGCCAACAGCAGATGAAATCGTTGCTAGTTCAGTCGATGTACCGGAAATTACAACCAATTTAGCCGATGGTAGTTTTATTAAAATCTCGTTTAAAATTCAAATGAATAGCGAAGATGGGAAAGCCGAGGCAGAAAAGCGCGATTTCCAAATAAAGGATATTATTATTGAACAGTTATCGATGATGAAACCTGCTGATTTTAATGGGGAACAAGGGAAGACCAGTTTGAAAAATCGTTTAAAAGAAAAGATTAATCAAATTATGCAAGATGGAAAAGTGGAGCAAGTGTACATTACTTCCTTCATCCTCCAATAATTGTACGAGGAGGTGAGAACGTTGTCGGGTGAAGTGTTATCCCAAAGCGAAATTGACGCGCTGTTGGCGGCGCTGTCAGCGGGGGAAATGGACGCAGAGGAGTTGAAAAAAGAGGAAGCGGATAAAAGAGTAAAAGTATACGATTTTAAACGAGCGCTTCGTTTTTCTAAAGACCAAATTCGCAGCCTTACCCGCATTCACGAAAACTTTGCAAGGCTACTAACGACGTTTTTCTCAGCGCAATTGCGGACGTATGTGCAAATTTCTGTTGCTTCCGCTGATCAAATTCCGTACGAAGAATTTATTCGCTCGATTCCAAAGATGACGATTTTAAATGTATTTGAAGTGCCGCCATTAGACGGTCACATTATCATGGAAGTGAACCCTAACATTGCTTATGCGATGCTTGATCGTGTCATGGGCGGAAGAGGTGTAAGTTTAAATAAAGTAGATAATTTGACGGAAATTGAGATGCGGATTATGTCCAACTTGTTTGAAAAAGCGTTCAGTAATTTACGTGACGCGTGGGAATCAGTTGCCGAAATCGATCCGATATTAGCAGAGTTTGAAGTGAACCCACAATTTTTACAGATGGTGTCACCAAACGAGACAGTTGTTGTCATTTCTTTAAATACGCAAATTGCGGAAACGAGCGGCATGATTAACGTATGTATTCCCCACGTTGTGCTTGAACCGATCATTCCTCGTCTTTCCGTTCATTATTGGATGCAGACGCAAAAAAAAGAGCGGGTACCAGAAGAAATAGAAGTGCTAGAAAAACGAATTAAAGTAGCT contains these protein-coding regions:
- the fliL gene encoding flagellar basal body-associated protein FliL — encoded protein: MLIVLVTITLLSAVALVVVLKFTGKEEKKAPTADEIVASSVDVPEITTNLADGSFIKISFKIQMNSEDGKAEAEKRDFQIKDIIIEQLSMMKPADFNGEQGKTSLKNRLKEKINQIMQDGKVEQVYITSFILQ
- a CDS encoding flagellar FlbD family protein, encoding MITLTRLNGKTFTLNAIYIEQVEAFPDTTITLTNGKKIVVRESVKDVVELAQQFYQQISIIGLPRETEGWGSE
- the fliM gene encoding flagellar motor switch protein FliM, coding for MSGEVLSQSEIDALLAALSAGEMDAEELKKEEADKRVKVYDFKRALRFSKDQIRSLTRIHENFARLLTTFFSAQLRTYVQISVASADQIPYEEFIRSIPKMTILNVFEVPPLDGHIIMEVNPNIAYAMLDRVMGGRGVSLNKVDNLTEIEMRIMSNLFEKAFSNLRDAWESVAEIDPILAEFEVNPQFLQMVSPNETVVVISLNTQIAETSGMINVCIPHVVLEPIIPRLSVHYWMQTQKKERVPEEIEVLEKRIKVAKLPVIAELGTSTITIQEFLQLDVGDVIQLDQSIQEPLIIKIGDVPKFIGQPGKVNKRLAVQVLDTLKGGEDNDDER